The Hevea brasiliensis isolate MT/VB/25A 57/8 chromosome 1, ASM3005281v1, whole genome shotgun sequence genome has a window encoding:
- the LOC110639949 gene encoding aquaporin TIP2-1: MARIAFGRFDDSFSLGSFKAYLAEFISTLLFVFAGVGSAIAYNKLTYDAALDPAGLVAIAICHGFALFVAVAVGANISGGHVNPAVTFGLALGGQITILTGVFYWIAQLLGSIVACFLLKFVTGGLAIPTHSVAAGVGAIEGVVMEIVITFALVYTVYATAADPKKGSLGIIAPIAIGFIVGANILAAGPFSGGSMNPARSFGPAVASGDFHDNWVYWVGPLIGGGVAGLIYGNLYIPSDHAPLSSEY, encoded by the exons ATGGCCAGAATTGCCTTTGGTCGCTTTGATGATTCTTTTAGTTTAGGCTCTTTTAAAGCCTATCTTGCTGAATTTATCTCAACCTTGCTCTTTGTTTTTGCTGGTGTTGGTTCAGCCATTGCTTACA ATAAACTGACATATGATGCAGCTCTTGATCCTGCTGGGCTAGTAGCTATTGCTATTTGCCATGGATTTGCTCTCTTTGTTGCAGTAGCCGTGGGAGCCAACATCTCCGGTGGCCATGTTAACCCTGCTGTTACCTTTGGTTTGGCTCTTGGTGGCCAAATCACTATCCTCACTGGCGTCTTTTACTGGATCGCCCAGCTTCTTGGCTCCATCGTTGCCTGCTTCCTTCTCAAATTTGTCACAGGAGGCTTG GCAATCCCCACCCACAGCGTAGCAGCTGGAGTTGGAGCCATTGAAGGAGTGGTTATGGAGATAGTCATCACATTTGCTTTGGTATACACGGTGTACGCAACTGCAGCTGACCCCAAGAAAGGTTCCCTTGGCATCATTGCGCCCATTGCCATTGGCTTTATTGTTGGTGCCAATATCCTGGCTGCAGGCCCATTCTCCGGTGGCTCAATGAACCCAGCCCGGTCCTTTGGGCCAGCCGTCGCTAGCGGTGACTTCCACGACAACTGGGTCTACTGGGTCGGGCCGCTTATTGGAGGTGGGGTAGCTGGTCTCATCTATGGAAACTTGTACATCCCTAGCGACCATGCGCCCTTGTCCAGTGAGTATTGA